The Solenopsis invicta isolate M01_SB chromosome 1, UNIL_Sinv_3.0, whole genome shotgun sequence DNA segment acaaataaaacttggataaatatttttatattgcatatgtAAAATAAACTCTAAAACTATCAAGATACGTACCCAGTAATAACACCAGATCCTTGCGTGCCTACGTGTTCGCAGTATTTTTCTTCTATAGCTTGGAACATAAATGGATGATTGCATAGTTTTCTCAGTTGTACGATTGTATTCATAAGAGCTTTGGCACCGCCTTTTCCTTGCTTTCCCTTTTCCGATCCATCGGTTAGTAGTACACCTTTACTTTGCATATGCCtagtaaaaaacatttgtttacgTATTACGTTTACACAAAGTTAGTttcataaagaaatataaaatatatttacgtactTGTAAAGAACTTTTTGTAGGCCAGACATATCgcatttgataatatattctaCCTTATCAGGTAACTGCGATTCTACCTCTTTCTTTAAACGTCTCAATAGGAAAGGCCGCAATACTTTGTGCAAACGACGAATAATCAAAATAGTTTCTTCTTCATTTAGCTCCACCTAGACAAAATAGTAGTAATGTcaaataaagtttcattaaaatacattttatgcaaaatacttGCCTTCTCGCCGGTAGTCGCGAAAGGAGCATTAAACCATTGTTCGAATGTACTGCAGGATTTAAAGATTGAAGGCagcaaaaaattcaaaagagcCCACAGTTCTGgcaatttattttgcaatggTGTACCAGTTAATAATAGTCGATGCGGAGCCAAATAATGTGTGTTTAGCACTTGGGTAAGTTTACAGTGATGATTTTTCATCCTATGTCCCTCATCAATAATCATATATTTCCACTGCAATTTGGCTAATACACCCTTGTCTTTTATGACATATTCATACGTTGTTAAAAGAACGTTGAATTTTGTAGCTCGCATCTGAGATTGTATTGCTCTTCTGCCAGCTGGAGAACCCTTGTATGATACTACAACAACACTTGGTGCCCATTTTTCAAATTCAAGAACCCAATTTGATAATGTTCTAgaagcatataaaattattatttgaagaaattatttgcAGGCTCTCACTTTTAAAAGAAGGCAAGAAACATACGATAATGGAACAATAATGAGAAATGGACCGTTGACCTTCTTCTTTTCCATGAGATATGTTACTAGAGCAATTGTCTGAATTGTTTTACCAAGACCCATCTCGTCTGCCAGAATACCATtcagattattattaaacaatgacACTAACCATTCCAGACCCTAAAACCATTCATTAAGTTTTTTCATTCAtagagatttatttaaaatacaatctgttataaaaataaaattagattaaaacgAATAAAGTACCTTAATTTGATATTctttcaattttccattcacCATAATACTTGCTTGTTCAGTAACAACCTCGTGAACCGTATGAGCAATACTATAGTACGTTTGTTCTTCTGTTTTATATTCGTCGTCTTCCACTTTCGCTTTATGTATcgttttctttactttttcttcCTCAGAATCACCCATTTTATCTTTGCCTgaagtattttataaagttaacaGTTTATACAAAAGTCAATATGTACAAAAAAcctgtataaattaaatatttactgtcGGATTTATCTTCgctctcttcttcttcgtcatcgtcgtcatcgtcttcGCTGTCTGATTCAACTGGTTCCCATCCAGGATGAGCTTCTAAAAAGGCTGACAATTGACTCATAAGTGGTGCTTCGTCGCCAGTCAATGTGCGACCAGTAGCTGTTTCTATTACACCAATACGTGCATCATCATTAATTCCATCTTCAGTATTTTCTCCATCTtgtaatttcttctttttctatataatcataaaattctaTCAATATATGTCATAGGTAAatcattatattgtataaaagaataatattaaaatttacgttacCTTCTTACGCTTTTGTTCTTCGACTTGCTTTCTCTTTTGCTCTATTTTATGTTGCTTAACCATTTCGGTAAGATTACTAATATACTCATCGGTTTGGGATAACAAGAATGCTAAACGCTTATCCTTCTTTTGATCAATTAATTTTCTGTATCCCTCTTCGTCTTCCGCCATAAGACGACGCATACGCTCTTTCTCAATGCGTTCTTGTTCTTTCTTCTGCTCCCGTTCAGCATTTGCGTGATAGTTGAGCACAGCTTTGTTAAGTCTAGCCAACTTTGCGACATTATTACGATGAAATTCTTTGAAGTCCTTGCCATGTTGTAAAACAGAACTAAGAAATTCCTACAAACATAAATTCCGTACATTGTATTTGTTCATTCACAGCAACATTTTCACTGATATAATGTGTCgataagttttataatttaaatatattgaataaatttacttgatgtttCTGTCTTCGTTTACGTTCCGCTTCTAATTTCTGttgcttttctaatttttcgGTAGCTCTAGCTTCACGCAATCCTTGCCGTTTTGTACGTTTATAAGCTTTTACGTTCACTGCAGTTTCTAAAGTGGTATCTTTCCGCGTACACGCTATAATCTGTAAAGAGAATCGAAAgagttaaaaagaataaataagaatgtttttaacttcatagaaaacaaaaatccataaattatagtattatatacCTCTGATCTTAATTGTCTCTGGAAGTTTAATACTCTTAGCATTCGCAATTCAATCTGGGCTTGTATTCGAAGATCTTCTGGCATGTTTGTCGGTAGATTACTAAGTTGCTCCATTCTAAGCGATATTCGGGCTGCAACTCTGttaccaattaaattttttgttttactgacaaaaatacgatttttattatatattatattatattatgttcttCAAAAAACCTATCTCTACCTGTTTTCGCGTTCTTGCAATATTAATAACGGATCTAATCCAACGGGTTTTGCTACACTAGTCACTCTGTTAGCCTTAGCGCCAGACTGAggttgttgttgctgttgttgcgGCGTTTGACAACTCGGTCTAGGAGCACCTGCGGGACCAATAACATTCGGACCTGGTATTTGTGGCCCAGCTGTTGTAACAGGGCCTTGAGACGGATCTATGGGGCGTTGACCACCCATCCCCGGAGGAGGAGTCGCGCCACCTATTCAAATCCGCCTTAAATCAGGATCATTCTACCCTACTTTTGTAAATACCACAATATATTTATCTCGTTCCACTCGTTATAATAAGATCTACCCATCATAATTTGTAAGTGCAAActatcataattatataatctaaTATATAAAGTTGCTAAATGGAATGCGGCAACTAATTAACagaatagatatttaaaaagataaaagcatttatagtaaaatattttttaagagtattgtgtacaaatttttaatgtttaaaatgataggcaatgtacaaaatattaatagataacatccttcaaaatattaatagataactcatatttaatattttatgtatacttATAATGTTAAAGCaataaacataaaaacaaatagatataaaataggAAAATGAATAGATCAGAAAAGCTCTACTTgaaataagcaaaataaatcATGTGGCAGAAAGCGATACAAAAGATAGAGTAGTCACCCAGCGTATAAgcttatgaaatatatttaaaaactcaCCCTGAGCAGCTAGTGCAACTTGTTGAGGTACAGGTTGGTTTCTTGCTAGCAATCTGTATGCCATTATCTGAGCACTATAAGAGTAcgagaaaaaattaagaatgtaaaagtaaaagaggtatgtagaaaaaatatatatttattacttttaattaaagctttgttaaaaaaaaaaatatatatatatataataattaaaattttgttaaagacatatatgaaataatttaatctaattattacttcagaaaattaatttgaaaaaatgccTAAGCCGACGTCGTTGATAGTGCGTGAGTTATTGAGTATATTTTAcactaattattatataatataaataaatttaaaaaacgtatGCATTTCGACCTAACCCTAGTACGGATTCCCTTTAGTGAATATTACTTACAGAGTAGtcgtaaaaatgtttgaatacTTTATTCACTCTCAAATGTGTGCCTCAACcgtaaattatcaattattattacattgttaaaaatttgtaacagtTAAGTAAATGGATAGAAGACAAGCCTATCTTGCAGATAATTAGTTTGTATGTTAACAGTGTTGAGAATTAGAGAATAGAAAATGCtcgatataatttaaaaatatttgtatcgttgcttatttatttgcacttgcattcaatttatataagttttcatgatcttaatttttctttctcgtaATTTTCATGTCCTTATGTAATGCATATATcagtatttgaaataaaatagttaaaataatttacgtaCCGTAATTGTTGTAATTGTTGTGTATTGAAGGCTTGCTTGTCGCCCATGCCACTGCCTTGACGAGCTCTTAAGGCTAATAATTGAGAATATCGTGGATCTTCTTGCAGACCTTTCTCTTCCATAGAGTCAATCGCTTTTTGAAGTGCATTCAGATTCTCTTGTCCCGATCCAGGTGGCCCTGTAGGTCCAGTAGGTCCAATTTGTCCACTTCCAGTTTGACTCATTTGATTTACTGGAGCACCCGATCCTAATGGTGTTGTGCTACCAAGTACTTGACCTTGATTTTGACTGCCGGGACCTATCTGAGTAGTAGGAGGAGGTTGAACATTCGGTCCATTAGGTCCCATTTGTCCACTCGCGTTTGTATGACTAATTTGATTATTTGGACCACACGGTCCCATTTGACTATTCGGACCGCCAGGTCCCATTTGATTGCTTGGAGCATTCGGGCCCATTTGAGCACCCGGACCTCCTTGCATCATCTGTCCTGGACCACTAGATGGAATCTGTCCTGGTCCCATTTGACCAGTAGGACCACTGCCTGGTCCCATCTGTCCACCAGGTCCGCTTCCCGGTCCCATTTGGCCTCCGGGTCCACTACCACCATGTCCCATTTGTCCAGGTACGCCTCCGGGCACCAGTTGACCGCCAGGTCCGCTACCAGCATTCATTTGCACTCCAGGGCCGTTTCCTGGACCCATTTGTCCTCCAGAGCCGCCTCCAGGACCTGCTGTACCCATTTGTCCTCCGGGACCGCTGCTAGAAGTCATTTGCCCACCAGGTCCACTGACTATACCAATTCCGGTGGGTCCATTAGGCCCTATAGGTCCACTACTTGTTGTCATTGGAACATTTCCTGGACCACTTCCAGGACCCATTTGGCCAAGAGTATTCGGTCCTAATTGGCTTACAGGACCACTTCCTGGTCCCATTTGTCCACCTGGACCAGCAGGTCCCATTTGACTGCCTGGTGTATTTGGTCCCATCTGGTTACCTGCACCTGCAGGTCCCATTTGATTACCAGGTCCGCCGGGTCCCATTTGTCCACTCGGTGCATTCATATTCATTTGTCCGGGTGGGCCACCCATGCCCATTTGTGTAGGTCCATTTGGACCCATCTGTGATGGCCCATTATGTCCCATTTGTCCAGGTCCATTCGGTCCAATTTGGCTTGGTCCAACAGGGCCCATCGGTCCGCCAGGTCCCATTTGCGTTTGACTATTCGCCATCATCTGATTTGGACCACCTGGACCCATTTGATTCGGACCTCCTGGACCCATATTGTGTACTGTAGGACCACTTGCAGACATCTGACTAGGAGCACCAGGACCCATATGACTTCCTGGACCACTCGCGTTTATGTGTGTAGATACTGGAGGACCACTTGCGTTCATGTGACTTGGAATCGGCGGGCCGCTGTTCATATGACCGCCTGAACCAGGAGGTCCACCAGTGTTCATATGGCCTGATCCAGGAGGACCACTCGCATTCATATGTCCAGATCCAGGAGGTCCGCTGGCGTTCATGTGTCCTGATACTGGTGGTCCTGCACTACCCATATGTCCTGGTCCGGGGGGACCACCAGGTGTTAAGTGACCTGGTCCTGGTGGGCCGCTTGCATTCATATGACTTGGAGGTCCACCCATATGTCCGGGTCCGGGTCCTCCGGGAACCATTTGAGAATTTTGAGGACCTCCAGTACCCATCTGAGGTCCCGGAACGGGTCCGGTAGTCGAACCCATCTGTCCTGGTCCACCCTGACCCATATGAGGCCCGCCAGGAGGACCTCCACCTTGTACCATGTGAGATGGAGCCATTTGTCCAGGGCCTCCTGGACCCATTTGTCCTGGGCCTCCTGGTCCCATCTGCCCAGGTCCTCCAGGACCCATTTGACCAGGTCCACCAGGACCCATTTGTCCTGGTCCGCCAGGACCCATCTGACCGGGTCCATTAGAACCCATCTGATTCGGACCACTTTGCATCATATGAGAGCCACTTTGTGGTCCATTCGGACCCATTTGTCCAGGTACCATTGGTCCTCCGGGGCCTTGGGAAGTGGGTACTTGTACAACTGGGCCGCCTGGACCTTggttctgaaaaaaataaaaaatcatgatatttataattaagattaTCGAAATatgaattatgtaaattttagataaatgaaccacaattttctatttcatatatataatatatgtattatatacttgtatgtatgtgtgtgtgtgacacAAAATACACATAATggcaaaatatttctaatacgatgaaagaaaaagattatataaagattgcataatacaataataaaatgttttcaatatttGCAAGATTTACAAAGATATATGAGTTTCACGTAAGATAGataaaaatctgcaaaaattataaatcaatattgTATTCAATGTGCACGTGTATTTAACATAACCGCGATATAATCAGCATATACTTTCAATTAGTGACGATAATGACGGTTAATTTCATACTTGATAAAAGTGGACACATACACGACAGGATCAGGTGCAAAAAAATACACGCAAAACCTGACGCGTTTGCGTGAAGggcacattaataaaaatatatttatttagtcgCCTTTGCGTGTACAAGTTAACCTCTCACACTTCGTTCAATGTCGTCGACTAAGCAATATGAGACATGCTACAAAGATAACCAGAAGCATTGACTGATAGAcaaaacaatatacatatagtaataCTTTATCTGCTGCAGTTTATGCAACCAGTATGTaataaattgtgataaaaataaaggtttttttgttatcattttaatttcctagatttttaaaataagacaaTTTTATCATAGTTTTATAGGAAagttttatcttgttttttaatctattgtattatgtaaatttattttttcaatattttttgtcatgtttaattggtttaaatttaattccaGTTTATTCATTGTTCATTATATaatacgtttttattatttattatataattatctaagcagataatgtttttattagtattaatacaatgcaatatttagtttccaaaaaataaGCCGATGTTGCTTTAAGAGGTATATATCGGAATACATTAACGACTTTTCTCTATACTACAAGAAgcacgagataaaaattatcagATATACAATCGTATCTTCCATaagttcaaataaattataattgatggATTGTCTATGTTGAAGACATTCAATATCATTATCTCACTTACTACTTTTGCAAAAATAGTATGGTTAAAATACATGTACTATTACTGTCAGGTGATTCATGATGCGTTAAGAATATTGAGGCAAAAACTGGAGATTGGGATTTGgtgacgataaaaaaaaaatcaaaacaatttttatcagCAACTTAGTAAAAAGATTTCTTACGCATAAgtaagcaatttttataaatttaaaaatcgaataaattGCTATTTTATAGACTACTACTTATGTagtactttttatataaatttttttatataaattttttatcaatccATGGAACAACAAACTTCAAACATTCTAATACAATAtgttaaagttttttattatgggtttattttttattattatattttattgttttattgttttattattctaattcttcatttttacataaaataaatcaatacatGTAATTCGCGATagtatctaatattttattcttccaTGACTCACATTCTTTACTACCCTTGGAAACTTTATATGCGTTTATCGAGAACATTCGCGATATTATTCTGTGAAAATTGGAAACTTTTATCTAAGTCGAATAAAGACTATGGTTCAACGGTGTTGACTCTATGTCACGTTGATATACGAGCTATCAAAGGATATTAATCTGAGAACTTGATACCCTAGGACGTCGCTGTAGATGTACTTATAATAAAGGAGACTAGCAGTAtagtaatttatacaaatatataatcttaCATATACCTCCGATTATTTCTCtgatattaatcaaatatatagttattttataagagatatattttatttaaatcatttctgTTTCGATCAAGTGCAGAATTCGTCATCAAAGTTGTTAGCTGTCGATAACTGCAAGTTAGCAAAAACACTCGTAAGTTAATAAAACACGATCCTAAAACGTAACAGAGAATGCTGATATATTACAGGCAAAATAACGTTCCTTCGCGAGTATTGAAgacgatattaaaaaattaagataatcatatcgttaaaaaaaagattcattaattaaaataatttgcatgTACGTATACTTTTACTATGTcatcgtattaatatttatcatattttgttAGTAATGGGAAAGGAGTAGTATTTGCCAAGCATTATAAGGCGCAGTTACACGTTCATTATTAgcaattaacttttatttttagaactaaaaaaaattaaaacaaagttaaattgaaattaaagctGATACGTTGGTACGGACAAACAAAGGCGCCTTACAAACACTTACGACTATTTTTACGTTATTCTAGAAAGGCTCTAATAGTATGATAATAAGAAATGgatacaataataattgtatcCATTTGGATACAATAATGgatacaataataattgtatcCATTTGTCTTATTACCGTATTATTAGAGAAAAAGTgtacaacttaaaaaaaatatttgatcatgAGGCACTAAAAATCGCTATGAATCGCGATAAATACAATGTATAACAAATCAGTGTACTGAACAAGTAAAGGTCATGTGCATGGGATTAATAACGCTAATTGTAAGAGTGCACGCGAGGCCAACTCATAAGAGCATACCTTGCAGTTTGAGAGTAGCAGCGGGCCTGATCAAACCTTTTGACAAGTATATCATGTTGAAAGTGCATTAGAAAATAACGCACGCGTATTACTGAACATAGTTACAATAGTAATagtaagtaattattatttatattttattcgaatTCTCTGATACATTAATTGATAAATAGTGTCAACAGACACGGTAAAGACTGTCACTAAGTTCATGTAAAAtggcgaaaaaaaaaacgcccaTGATTATGTACACAAGTCGCAAAAATAGAACTCACATTTTCATGCATCAACaactaaattaattgaattgtaattAATCTCAACTGAAACAGTTGgagtttaaattatattagaaaaatattcttgattttcTTGTCTATGCTCTATAAATGGAGATATCACAACTAAATCCAAACGTGTAAAGAAGAAACACCATTGTCGTTGTTATTTGTTAGACAAACCGAGCATAACtttcctattttaaatttaggaaGCACGATTAAACAGTGCAGTTTACCGcttttttaagtatcttttaaAAGGTACAGAGGTTCATTTCATAGTTATCACTTATACAGTGATAGTATAAGATATAATTCTGCGTACTGTTTTTTTTGCAATTCTTGCatactttttcaataattaaaagtatcgaTAAGGCAATTATACGAGATAACGAATACTATCATGGAATTAAAATTCATCGAAAgtattatcattatataaatattactacataAGTATGCAGgatgtttcttaaaaaatggACTTCAGCAGCAGATAGGAGGGACAATAAAACAATTCATATAAACATGTGTCTTATCAGATCTTGTTTCACAGTTACTTTCATATTTGTGCTCCACTAACGTGCAACTTACTTTCACAGGATATATACATACAGATCGAAGGTTGCCATTTCGAGCACCTCTTACCttcgatttatatttataaacaatgttCAATATCCTCACGATATTTTTCGACCCCTCTGATTTCacatattttgtttattgagttTATTTCAGTTCGTTCTCTTGTTAAGAATACTTAATAGAGCTAGAAgtacttaattattaaaaattaataatgaatgtAAGTTTGTATACCAAATCCATACAGCACATATGGGGATGTCCTAAAGTCATTTGGAGAATGTCCCCTCGAATAAAATGGGAAGGTAGCCATTTCAAGCACCTTCTATAAAGGTGAGCAGCTGCACATTACTGGAGcacaaaaataattactattcCAGAAACAAGAAATAGAACACATGTTTGTATgaactttttttattgatttagtGTTTCCTATCCGCTGTTAAAAGGGAGTccagtttttgagaaaaacactTTGTATAAAACGAAAATATCTAACGATTGGATTGAAATTGATAtgcaaatgataaaaatataaagcgcTAAAGATACCTAcatacctctttttttttagaaaaaaattgttaataaataatattcaacaacttcaaagttaattaaatttttttatttagtgtaCTAAAAGATAGCcttttaataatatagtttttatttatttaataagttaataCGTTGTAAATATATTATGGCCATCATAATTCGAATAGAGACGTTTAATAAGATTCtatttcatgaaataaattattgttatatagaaaataatgttgcttatgtaaaaaaacatgacattaatatacataaagtaTTGCGatgcatattataaaaaaaaattaatatatatttatatacattaaattatagtatcaaaaaaagaaaaaaaaatattaagtatatgaAGTTATCTCTCCTTCTATTATATGATGTAACAAActtcaagtttttaaaaaaatatttataaatctagATAAGCTGACATCAATAAAAAAGCGCATACGAATCTTTTCGAATGTTGAGATTTATTTATCTGCACTATTTGCGCTATCAAATATCATTAATTAGAAAGATAAGAGCAGTTAGGTGCA contains these protein-coding regions:
- the LOC105202033 gene encoding ATP-dependent helicase brm; translated protein: MASPSPQSSPMPPPQAPSPMGPPQQAPSPSNAQGSPMGPPQHHPHSPTQGYQGGPPIPPGGPPMSQPPQQPPPQQQSYSPHPQQMPPNMGPQNQGPGGPVVQVPTSQGPGGPMVPGQMGPNGPQSGSHMMQSGPNQMGSNGPGQMGPGGPGQMGPGGPGQMGPGGPGQMGPGGPGQMGPGGPGQMAPSHMVQGGGPPGGPHMGQGGPGQMGSTTGPVPGPQMGTGGPQNSQMVPGGPGPGHMGGPPSHMNASGPPGPGHLTPGGPPGPGHMGSAGPPVSGHMNASGPPGSGHMNASGPPGSGHMNTGGPPGSGGHMNSGPPIPSHMNASGPPVSTHINASGPGSHMGPGAPSQMSASGPTVHNMGPGGPNQMGPGGPNQMMANSQTQMGPGGPMGPVGPSQIGPNGPGQMGHNGPSQMGPNGPTQMGMGGPPGQMNMNAPSGQMGPGGPGNQMGPAGAGNQMGPNTPGSQMGPAGPGGQMGPGSGPVSQLGPNTLGQMGPGSGPGNVPMTTSSGPIGPNGPTGIGIVSGPGGQMTSSSGPGGQMGTAGPGGGSGGQMGPGNGPGVQMNAGSGPGGQLVPGGVPGQMGHGGSGPGGQMGPGSGPGGQMGPGSGPTGQMGPGQIPSSGPGQMMQGGPGAQMGPNAPSNQMGPGGPNSQMGPCGPNNQISHTNASGQMGPNGPNVQPPPTTQIGPGSQNQGQVLGSTTPLGSGAPVNQMSQTGSGQIGPTGPTGPPGSGQENLNALQKAIDSMEEKGLQEDPRYSQLLALRARQGSGMGDKQAFNTQQLQQLRAQIMAYRLLARNQPVPQQVALAAQGGATPPPGMGGQRPIDPSQGPVTTAGPQIPGPNVIGPAGAPRPSCQTPQQQQQQPQSGAKANRVTSVAKPVGLDPLLILQERENRVAARISLRMEQLSNLPTNMPEDLRIQAQIELRMLRVLNFQRQLRSEIIACTRKDTTLETAVNVKAYKRTKRQGLREARATEKLEKQQKLEAERKRRQKHQEFLSSVLQHGKDFKEFHRNNVAKLARLNKAVLNYHANAEREQKKEQERIEKERMRRLMAEDEEGYRKLIDQKKDKRLAFLLSQTDEYISNLTEMVKQHKIEQKRKQVEEQKRKKKKKKLQDGENTEDGINDDARIGVIETATGRTLTGDEAPLMSQLSAFLEAHPGWEPVESDSEDDDDDDEEEESEDKSDSKDKMGDSEEEKVKKTIHKAKVEDDEYKTEEQTYYSIAHTVHEVVTEQASIMVNGKLKEYQIKGLEWLVSLFNNNLNGILADEMGLGKTIQTIALVTYLMEKKKVNGPFLIIVPLSTLSNWVLEFEKWAPSVVVVSYKGSPAGRRAIQSQMRATKFNVLLTTYEYVIKDKGVLAKLQWKYMIIDEGHRMKNHHCKLTQVLNTHYLAPHRLLLTGTPLQNKLPELWALLNFLLPSIFKSCSTFEQWFNAPFATTGEKVELNEEETILIIRRLHKVLRPFLLRRLKKEVESQLPDKVEYIIKCDMSGLQKVLYKHMQSKGVLLTDGSEKGKQGKGGAKALMNTIVQLRKLCNHPFMFQAIEEKYCEHVGTQGSGVITGPDLYRASGKFELLDRILPKLKATNHRVLLFCQMTQLMTIMEDYLSWRGFMYLRLDGTTKAEDRGDLLKKFNDPGSEYFLFLLSTRAGGLGLNLQAADTVIIFDSDWNPHQDLQAQDRAHRIGQKNEVRVLRLMTVNSVEERILAAARYKLNMDEKVIQAGMFDQKSTGSERQQFLQSILHQDDAEDEEENEVPDDETVNQMIARSEGEFETFQKLDLERRREEAKLGPNRKSRLLEEAELPDWLVKDDDEVERWTYEEDEDRFLGRGSRQRKEVDYTDSLTEKEWLKAIDDDGAEYEEEEEDDKKKKKTRKRKKKGEEDDEPMPKKRRGAGSLVDPKMKRAMKKLITLVVNYTDSTDGRLLSEPFMKLPSRRELPDYYEIIKKPLTINKLSQKIEEGKYADLDELEKDFMQLCKNAQIYNEEASLIHEDSIVLQSVFTNARQRLEEEGNNSDGDDKDGEDGSDADSSVRMKIKLKGRKGEGRGGRRKRVTKKYISDDDDDADDN